In Cryptococcus neoformans var. grubii H99 chromosome 9, complete sequence, a genomic segment contains:
- a CDS encoding charged multivesicular body protein 7, which produces MSDQTLPPFLRVDPSPVPPPSRARLQALYASTSAQRTANPTGYAANSQWWAGVLEETLRTGWLNGEGGDRLVLKVDNGVLGRLEDEKGSRPRGLGGVVETLATTTPPTLHALTHFMASATPLHVPASLTSRFIGRPLWWAFSQLNPFGDSEKVVKEEALWAKYGQGKEYVHMPLLEQSAAAFTAHMLKNPVLSYTSSLYDLDSFLAEYGEACFPAGPTAKELPKGKHELSKRDAEVLVRWLSRDCQLVVTDGSVIKVLDADQVAGSHPISEADRGAVSVLNALRKVEKQVAGIEEQISQSHEKAKKYLASKQKNIALSYLRSKKHLEDLLAKRVASSEQLRAVIRSIDQAKGDVEIMAAYETSASTLTQVLAHPSLSPERIAATTDALAEAMADQEEIDQAVRIGGEVAMGDRRVEIDEDELAKELEALVEEEKQAEQEKTEKKTSVEAEKKPDVATEFPRAPVNAPASEREEGSIAGEERLWQQRYEEAQARKQAEKERFEAERLRKDAKIVAE; this is translated from the exons ATGAGTGACCagactctccctcctttccttAGGGTCGATCCTTCACCAGTACCTCCCCCTTCTCGTGCCCGTTTACAAGCTCTCTACGCATCAACATCCGCACAGCGAACGGCCAATCCCACCGGTTACGCTGCCAACTCGCAATGGTGGGCAGGGGTGCTTGAAGAGACACTTAGGACTGGCTGGCTGAATGGCGAAGGGGGAGACAGGTTAGTGCTCAAAGTCGATAATGGGGTTCTGGGGAgactggaagatgagaaaggGTCCAGACCGAGAGGATTAGGTGGGGTAGTA GAAACGCTTGCAACGACTACTCCCCCAACATTGCATGCTCTAACCCATTTCATGGCGTCTGCGACTCCCCTCCATGTTCCGGCATCACTTACATCTCGCTTCATTGGACGACCGTTGTGGTGGGCATTTTCCCAGTTGAACCCGTTTGGTGACAGTGAAAAGGtggtgaaagaagaggcgcTCTGGGCCAAGTATGGACAAGGTAAGGAATACGTCCACATGCCACTCCTCGAA CAATCAGCAGCGGCTTTCACAGCTCACATGCTCAAGAACCCAGTCCTGTCATATACCTCGTCCCTTTACGACCTGGATTCTTTCTTGGCCGAGTATGGAGAAGCATGTTTTCCCGCGGGACCTACTGCAAAGGAGCTTCCTAAAGGAAAGCATGAGCTAAGCAAGCGAGATGCTGAAGTTTTAGTCAGATGGTTGTCAAGAGACTGTCAGTTGGTCGTTACGGATGGATCG GTCATCAAGGTCCTTGACGCCGATCAGGTAGCAGGAAGCCATCCTATCTCTGAAGCAGACCGTGGTGCGGTTTCTGTTCTTAATGCTTTGCGCAAAGTCGAGAAGCAGGTTGCAGGCATTGAAGAGCAGATTTCTCA ATCCCATGAAAAAGCCAAGAAATACCTCGCGTCCAAGCAGAAAAATATTGCCCTATCTTATTTGAGATCCAAAAAACATCTTGAAGACCTTTTGGCCAAACGCGTGGCATCCTCTGAACAACTTCGTGCTGTAATTCGTAGCATCGATCAGGCCAAGGGTGATGTCGAG ATCATGGCAGCATATGAGACTTCCGCTTCTACTCTTACTCAAGTCCTTGCTCATCCCTCGTTATCCCCCGAGCGAATTGCTGCGACCACCGACGCCCTCGCAGAAGCTATGGCtgatcaagaagagattgatCAGGCTGTCAGAATCGGTGGAGAAGTCGCTATGGGTGACAGGAGAGTGGAaattgatgaagatgagctgGCGAAGGAGCTCGAGGCATTGgtagaagaggagaagcagGCAGAGCAGGAGAAGACAGAAAAGAAGACTTCTGTCGAGGCCGAGAAAAAGCCCGATGTGGCTACAGAGTTTCCCAGGGCTCCGGTTAACGCTCCAGCTTctgaaagggaagaagggtcaATCGCAGGCGAGGAACGTCTTTGGCAACAGAGATATGAGGAGGCTCAAGCGCGTAAGCAAGCCGAGAAGGAACGATTTGAGGCTGAACGTTTGAGGAAAGATGCGAAGATTGTGGCGGAGTAG
- a CDS encoding NADPH2 dehydrogenase produces the protein MTVIQSPKLFTPIQVGEYELKHRIVMAPLTRLRAATKTAIPSEWAETYYTQRASDGGLIVSEGTFIAEELRGYENVPGIYTPEQIAAWKKITSGVHSKGGRIFCQLWVLGRVADPNVIPVIYSVGTIRDDSPSYIAAPEPEGQRKPLTPVTEADMERFIGHYIQASKNAIEAGFDGVEIHGANGYFIDQFLQTNSNDRTDQYGGSLENRIRFPLRVLNAVCDAIGPKRVGIRMSPFSEFQSMRMEDPLATFVPWAQAIVEAQPELAFIHAVEGRGILTPENEWYTQDNLNPIREVILNKGKSVRFIPAGGYMPDTAFEHAEKYPEDLIAFGRYFISNPDLPNRVRNGWPLRKYDRTTFYSQSSVGYNDYENYKPETEALAQDEAAPKEGITKA, from the exons ATGACTGTCATCCAATCCCCCAAGCTCTTCACCCCCATCCAGGTCGGCGAATATGAACTCAAGCACCGAATCGTCATGGCTCCTCTCACTCGATTGAGGGCTGCGACCAAGACAGCGATCCCTTCCGAATGGGCTGAAACCTACTACACTCAACGAGCTTCTG ATGGCGGCTTGATCGTCTCTGAAGGTACTTTCATCGCTGAGGAGCTGAGGGGTTACGAGAACGTTCCTG GTATTTACACTCCCGAGCAGATCGCTGcctggaagaagatcaccTCTGGTGTGCACTCTAAGGGCGGTAGGATCTTCTGTCAACTTTGGGTCCTTGG CCGTGTCGCCGACCCCAACGTTATCCCTGTCATCTACTCTGTTGGTACTATCCGTGATGACAGCCCCTCTTACATAGCTGCTCCCGAACCCGAAGGCCAGAGAAAGCCCCTAACTCCTGTTACCGAGGCCGACATGGAGCGATTCATTGGTCATTACATCCAGGCTTCCAAGAACGCAATCGAGGCGGGCTTTGACGGCGTTGAAATCCACGGCGCGAATGGTTACTTCATCGACCAGTTC CTTCAAACCAACTCCAACGATCGTACCGACCAATACGGTGGTTCCCTCGAGAACCGAATTCGATTCCCGCTTCGTGTTCTTAACGCCGTCTGCGACGCCATTGGTCCCAAACGTGTCGGTATCCGAATGTCTCCCTTCTCCGAATTCCAAAGCATGCGTATGGAGGACCCTCTCGCCACTTTCGTCCCCTGGGCTCAGGCAATCGTTGAGGCTCAGCCTGAGCTTGCCTTCATTCATGCGGTCGAGGGTAGGGGTATCTTGACCCCAGAGAACGAGTGGTACACCCAGGACAATTTGAACCCCATCAGGGAAGTCATTCTCAACAAGGGGAAAAGTGTCAGATTTATCCCTGCTGGCGGATACATGCCCGATACTGCTTTCGAGCACGCTGAGAAGTATCCTGAAGATCTCATCGCTTTCGGACGATACTTCATCT CCAACCCCGATTTGCCTAACCGCGTACGAAACGGCTGGCCTCTTCGCAAGTATGACCGTACCACCTTTTACTCTCAGTCATCTGTTGGCTACAATGA
- a CDS encoding mannose-6-phosphate isomerase — MSPSVFKISPGINSYDWGKKGSASLAAQLATTSIPDFAIDEDRAYAELWMGTHPNNPSRLSDNTLLSEHLRSHPELIGTTVSSKFEDCKDGSLPFLFKVLSIGTALSIQAHPDKPLAKKLFDEKPDVYKDPNHKPEMAIALTPFLAFLNFLPLPVLLLHLLTVPELQEFVDSSLTESLASSLDLPTSQPPDSSLFKPTESPATAEQKDILKQIFAALMSADKKHVEEAISKLIKRYKAKRDIKENEKDLVDLALRLNDQYPGDVGVLCVFLLNVVELKRGEAAFLGANEPHAYIEGNIIECMATSDNVVRAGLTPKLRDVDTLVSMLTYEAAPGNKQLLQPTSFQKGDDTTKLYDPPIAEFSVLRTELSKGMKTSHRPVEGPSLCVITEGEGVVRDGNDQTEFVRGDVIFVGAGKEVEWEAIKGLEMFRAYVEA, encoded by the exons ATGTCTCCTTCCGTGTTCAAAATCTCGCCAGGTATTAACTCATACGACTGGGGCAAGAAAGGCTCAGCATCCCTAGCCGCACAGCTTGCAACCACCTCCATCCCAGATTTCGCCATTGATGAGGACAGGGCCTACGCTGAA TTATGGATGGGTACTCACCCCAACAATCCATCTAGGTTATCGGACAACACTTTACTCTCTGAACACCTCAGGTCTCATCCAGAGCTTATCGGCACCACTGTGTCTTCCAAGTTTGAGGACTGCAAGGACGGCTCTTTACCCTTCCTATTCAAGGTCCTGAGTATAGGTACTGCTCTCAGTATACAGGCTCACCCTGATAAGCCGCTTGCGAAGAAACTCTTTGATGAGAAGCCTGATGTCTATAAAG ACCCTAACCACAAGCCCGAGATGGCCATTGCCCTTActcctttccttgccttccttaatttccttcccctccctgTGCTTCTCTTGCACCTTCTGACCGTCCCCGAACTGCAAGAGTTTGTCGATTCTTCTCTCACCGAATCCCTAGCGTCATCGCTCGACTTACCTACATCTCAACCGCCTgattcttcccttttcaaACCTACGGAATCCCCAGCCACTGCCGAGCAGAAAGATATTCTCAAGCAGATTTTTGCCGCTCTTATGTCAGCAGATAAGAAGCATGTTGAAGAAGCTATCTCCAAACTTATCAAGAGATATAAAGCGAAGCGAGATATCAAGGAAAACGAGAAGGATCTTGTGGACTTGGCTTTGAGGCTTAATGATCAGTACCCTGGGGATGTTGGTGTCCTCTGTGTGTTCCTGTTGAACGTCGTGGAGCTTAAGAGAGGCGAAGCTGCTTTTCTTGGGGCCAATGAGCCGCACGCCTATATCGAGGGTA ATATCATTGAATGTATGGCTACATCCGACAACGTCGTTCGCGCGGGTCTTACCCCCAAGCTCCGAGATGTCGACACTCTTGTCTCCATGCTCACATACGAAGCTGCTCCAGGGAACAAGCAACTACTCCAACCCACCTCATTTCAAAAGGGTGACGATACTACCAAACTCTACGATCCCCCTATTGCTGAATTCTCTGTCTTGCGTACTGAGCTTTCTAAAGGAATGAAGACTTCTCACCGGCCTGTGGAGGGTCCTAGCTTGTGTGTTATCACTGAAGGTGAGGGTGTTGTcagagatggaaatgatCAAACAGAGTTTGTCAGGGGTGATGTTATCTTTGTGGGAGCTGGCAAAGAAGTGGAATGGGAGGCGATTAAGGGATTGGAGATGTTTAGGGCCTATGTTGAGGCTTAA